Proteins encoded within one genomic window of Streptomyces kaniharaensis:
- a CDS encoding type I polyketide synthase encodes MTGKMDDDRSGPVGGPMSDEQKLRTYLKRVTTELRTANRRVRDLEQRDVEPIAIVGMSCRFAGGVTSPEELWRLVAEGRDGMGPFPTDRGWDLERLYDQDPERPGSAYAVEGGFVDTATTFDADFFGISPREALAMDPTQRLTLETAWEALEDAGIDPSSLKGSDTGMFAGTVSSDYGPSTLPELEGFRVTGTQSSVMSGRVAYSLGLEGPAVSVDTACSSSLVAMHLAANALRSGECSLALAGGVTVLAGPFLFVEFSRQRGLAPDGRCKAYSSDADGTGFSDGVGLVVLERLSDARRNGRKILGLIRGSAVNQDGASNGLTAPSGPSQERVIRQALASAGLSPAEIDAVEGHGTGTKLGDPIEAHALLATYGRERAGDDPLWLGSIKSNIGHTSAAAGVAGVIKMVMAMRHGVLPRTLHVDEPSPHVDWESGRVELLTEARPWPAGERPRRAGVSSFGVSGTNAHLIVEEAPADEPAETPEGEVARPAGAVPVVLSARTDAALRAQAERLRERVTADPDASVADLGFSSVASRALLERRAVVVASGRDELIERLAQVAAGVGAVGGKSAFLFTGQGSQRTGMGLELTGAFPVFDHALTDVCAELDPRLGRSVRELIAGGGEELNSTEFTQAALFAVEVALFRLAESLGLRADYLVGHSVGEIAAAHVAGVLSLADAAELVVARGRLMGALPAGGAMVAVQAGEADVAESLAGFEGRLEIAAVNGPTAVVVSGDEDAVEEWLPEVEGRRTTRLRVSHAFHSPRMEPMLDEFRAVARRLTYAEPQIPVVSNVTGSLVEAFDAEYWVRHVRQAVRFADGVNTLWELGVRRFLELGPDAVLTAMARQCVDEDAEAVFAAALRAKQDERETFAGFLGRAHTAGAGVDWNAFYAGTGARTVDLPTYAFQRERFWLAPNAGTADAVAAGLGRMDHPLLAAAISVGDRDEWVFTGRVSTETQPWAAEHVLLGTMVVPGVALVELAIAAGRRVGVPVVDELVLESPLILEDGVARQLQVTVGEPDDDGRRDVALYSRPETDTEDGDRDITCHARGVLGADAAPVADWPAQWPPQDAEPIPVDELYTRLADIGYDYGPLFHGVEAVWRAGDETYAEVTLPEGHEGFGIHPALFDSALQSGVILLTENGAGAHLMPFSWNGVQLDRTGATRLRVRSTMTGGTSLRLDAVDADGTPVVSVRSLIVRPVQQANLEGAGRGRQNALFRVDWAAVTAEDSAGPVRIALLGAGDTGEEHHYTDLAALEEALADGAEAPQAVVAAIEAPSGAADAAEAARVTAGRALELVQRWLASEWLTDARLVVATRNAVAVGEEAPDVAQAPVWGLVHSAQSEHPGRVLLVDLDGDGEPDWSGLLASDEPQLAVRKGEVLAPRLVRAETAAPGTGSPLDPDGTVLITGGTGGLGALFARHLVERHGTQHLLLVSRRGPAAEGVDELVAELEALGARARVAACDVSDRVQLAELLGSLERPLTAVVHAAGVLDDGVVESLTAERVARVMRPKADAAWHLHELTKDRDLSAFVLFSSVAALIGSPGQANYAAANSALDALAATRRAAGLPATSLAWGLWANATGMTGELDEAELARLERMGVGALPTELGLDLFDRALGADTALLAPVRLDPAALRVQARAGMLPALLRGLVRVPARHAAAGGSLAQRLAEVAEADRERVVLELVQAQVASVLGHASAAAIGAERTFKDLGFDSLSAVELRNRLTQATEVRLPATLVFDHPSPLAVARLILTEVGAVTQAPRPAARPRRRTATDEPLAIIGMSCRYPGGVTSPDELWELVASGRDAVSGLPTDRGWDRDIYDPDPDQLGKVSTRGGGFLDRVGEFDAEFFGISPREALAMDPQQRLLLETAWEAFEDAGIDPTSMRGSDTGVFCGVVTTDYGDAMTAEMEGYRLTGNTTAVASGRISYTLGLEGPAVSVDTACSSSLVALHVASQALRNGECSMALVGGVTVLAGPYLLTEFSRQRAVSPDGRCRAYAASADGTGFAEGAGLLVVERLSDARRNGHRVLGLIRGGAVNQDGASNGLTAPNGPSQERVIRQALANAGLSAADVDAVEGHGTGTKLGDPIEAQALLATYGRERTDGPLLLGSVKSNIGHTSAAAGVAGVIKMVMAMRHGVLPRTLHVDAPSPHVDWASGEVELLTEAQKWPASERPRRAGVSSFGVSGTNAHVILEEAPVEDRAPLQGDPRPLAAVPVVVSGRSEAALREQADRLRAHLLAQPDVSVLDAGFSAATTRAQLERRAAVVASDRQELLAGLAALATAEPAANVVEGQAVGNKPVFVFPGQGAQWVGMAVELLDSSPVFAAEIAACGEALAEFVDWRLEDVLRGSEGAPTFERVDVVQPALFAVMVSLAALWRSYGVEPSAVVGHSQGEIAAAYVAGGLSLRDAARIVAVRSQLVRDRLAGLGGMMSVPLPVDRIEELLKPYDGRLSVAAVNGPAAVVVAGEPAALDEVFEACERDGIRARRIKVDYASHSAQVEIIETDLLEVLAPVEPTSGRVPFYSTVVGGFIDTSAMDAAYWYRNLRGQVGFEPAIRALIDNGTGCFLEMSPHPVLTMAVEDVVEAQDADDRVSVVGSLRRDEGGPRRFTTSLAEAHVSGVAVDWPAYFAASGAQQVPLPTYAFQRERYWLTPSAGTQDATAAGLHRVEHPVLAAAAQLGDRDEWLFTGRLSIDAQPWTRDHVVFGMVLVPGTALVDMALTAGATAGCPVLDELVIEAPLILDEDTARHLQVTVGQPGDDGRREIAVFSRPETHSQDGQPETTCHARGWLTTHAKAPAPFPLQWPPPGAQPVPVETLYAGVNEHAHLTDLGFDYGPAFRAVQAAWRLGEDVYTELELPEVAGSARGFCLHPALFDSALHGGLGMLDEGTDSQGGLPFSWSGVRIERAGLTRLRVRIGLAGETALRLEIAGEDGLPVASVERLDVRPVEQAQLEAARRSGQRSLYRVDWAAVAAGKSPAPARVAILGELADLGERFADLDALEKALADGAAVPDAVLAGFDTPARTGDAAEAARMTAGRALELVQRWLASDRLGDARLVLVTRNAVAVGDETPDVTQAPVWGLVRSAQSEHPGRFILVDLDGNGEPGWESLLDLDEPQLAVRKGEVLAPRLVRAETAAPGTGWSLDPDGTVLITGGTGGLGALFARHLVERHGTQHLLLVSRRGPAAEGVDELVAELETLGARARVAACDVSDRVQLAELLGSLERPLTAVVHAAGVMDDGVVEALTAERLARVMRPKLDAAWHLHELTAGTDLSAFVLFSSMAGLVGSPGQANYAAANASLDALAHQRRAAGLPATSLAWGLWADATGMTGDLGEAELARLERMGSVALSAELGLELFDQAGDFDAALLVPAQLDMAALRVQARADQLPALLRGLVRMPARRAEPAGPSLAQRLAGVAEIGRERVVLELVQAQVAAVLGHASAAAIEPDRPFQELGFDSLGAVTLRNRLNQAVGVRLPATLIFDHPTPAAIAQLLLSEIGGAATEPLIDQELKKLEGLLTAAEPGEQQRVAGQLRALLAALTDGGGGQSKNDLIEAATTADEVFRLIDAEFGEA; translated from the coding sequence ATGACCGGGAAGATGGACGACGACCGCAGCGGACCGGTGGGCGGACCGATGAGCGACGAGCAGAAACTCCGCACCTACCTGAAGCGCGTCACCACCGAACTGCGCACCGCCAACCGGCGGGTGCGCGATCTGGAGCAGCGTGACGTCGAACCGATCGCGATCGTCGGCATGAGCTGCCGGTTCGCGGGCGGGGTGACCTCGCCCGAGGAGCTGTGGCGGCTGGTCGCCGAGGGCCGGGACGGGATGGGCCCGTTCCCGACCGACCGTGGCTGGGACCTGGAGAGGCTCTACGACCAGGACCCGGAGCGGCCGGGCAGCGCGTACGCCGTCGAGGGTGGTTTCGTCGACACGGCGACGACGTTCGACGCGGACTTCTTCGGGATCAGTCCGCGTGAGGCGCTGGCGATGGACCCGACGCAGCGGCTCACGCTGGAGACCGCGTGGGAGGCGCTGGAGGACGCGGGCATCGACCCGTCCAGTCTGAAGGGCAGCGACACCGGCATGTTCGCCGGCACCGTCTCCTCGGACTACGGGCCGTCCACGCTGCCGGAGCTGGAGGGGTTCCGGGTGACCGGCACCCAGAGCAGCGTGATGTCGGGGCGCGTCGCGTACTCGCTGGGCCTGGAAGGCCCGGCGGTGTCGGTGGACACCGCGTGCTCGTCCTCGCTGGTGGCGATGCACCTGGCGGCGAACGCGCTGCGCTCCGGTGAGTGTTCGCTGGCGCTCGCGGGCGGTGTGACCGTGCTCGCCGGGCCGTTCCTGTTCGTGGAGTTCAGCCGTCAGCGCGGGCTCGCGCCGGACGGGCGGTGCAAGGCGTACTCGTCGGATGCCGACGGGACCGGGTTCTCCGACGGCGTCGGCCTCGTGGTGCTGGAGCGGCTTTCGGACGCCAGGCGGAACGGGCGGAAGATCCTCGGCCTGATCCGCGGCAGCGCGGTCAACCAGGACGGTGCGAGCAACGGGCTCACCGCGCCGAGCGGGCCGTCGCAGGAACGGGTGATCCGGCAGGCACTGGCCAGTGCCGGACTGTCGCCGGCGGAGATCGACGCCGTCGAGGGCCACGGGACCGGCACCAAGCTCGGCGACCCGATCGAGGCGCACGCGCTGCTCGCGACCTACGGGCGGGAGCGGGCCGGGGACGACCCGCTGTGGCTGGGGTCGATCAAGTCCAACATCGGTCACACGTCGGCGGCGGCCGGTGTGGCGGGTGTGATCAAGATGGTGATGGCGATGCGGCACGGCGTGCTGCCGCGGACGCTGCACGTGGACGAGCCGTCGCCGCACGTGGACTGGGAGTCCGGGCGGGTCGAGCTGCTGACCGAGGCGCGTCCCTGGCCGGCGGGCGAGCGCCCGCGACGGGCGGGCGTGTCGTCGTTCGGCGTCAGCGGCACCAACGCGCACCTCATCGTCGAGGAGGCGCCGGCGGACGAGCCGGCCGAGACCCCCGAGGGCGAGGTCGCCCGGCCCGCCGGCGCGGTGCCGGTGGTGCTGTCCGCGCGCACCGACGCGGCGCTGCGGGCGCAGGCCGAGCGGCTGCGCGAGCGGGTGACCGCCGACCCGGACGCGTCGGTCGCGGACCTCGGGTTCTCGTCGGTCGCCTCGCGGGCGCTGCTGGAGCGCCGCGCCGTGGTCGTGGCCTCCGGGCGCGACGAGCTGATCGAGCGCCTGGCCCAGGTCGCGGCGGGTGTGGGTGCTGTCGGCGGGAAGTCGGCGTTCCTGTTCACCGGCCAGGGCTCGCAGCGCACCGGCATGGGCCTCGAACTCACGGGCGCGTTCCCGGTGTTCGACCATGCACTGACCGACGTGTGTGCGGAGCTGGACCCACGACTGGGGCGCTCGGTACGGGAGTTGATCGCGGGCGGCGGCGAGGAGCTGAACTCCACCGAGTTCACGCAGGCCGCGCTGTTCGCCGTCGAGGTCGCGCTGTTCCGCCTGGCCGAATCGCTCGGCCTGCGGGCCGACTACCTGGTCGGGCACTCGGTCGGCGAGATCGCCGCCGCACACGTCGCCGGGGTGCTGTCGCTCGCCGACGCCGCCGAACTCGTCGTCGCACGCGGCCGGTTGATGGGTGCGCTGCCCGCCGGCGGCGCGATGGTCGCCGTGCAGGCCGGCGAGGCCGACGTCGCCGAGTCGCTGGCCGGCTTCGAGGGCCGACTGGAGATCGCCGCCGTCAACGGCCCCACCGCGGTGGTCGTTTCGGGCGACGAGGACGCCGTCGAGGAGTGGCTGCCCGAGGTCGAGGGCCGCAGGACGACGCGCCTGCGCGTCTCGCACGCCTTCCACTCGCCCCGCATGGAGCCCATGCTCGACGAATTCCGTGCGGTCGCACGGAGGTTGACGTACGCCGAGCCGCAGATCCCGGTGGTCTCGAACGTCACCGGCAGCCTGGTCGAGGCCTTCGACGCCGAGTACTGGGTCCGGCACGTCCGCCAGGCCGTCCGCTTCGCCGATGGCGTGAACACCCTGTGGGAGCTGGGAGTCCGCCGCTTCCTGGAACTGGGCCCCGACGCTGTGCTGACCGCCATGGCCCGTCAGTGCGTCGACGAGGACGCGGAGGCCGTGTTCGCGGCGGCGCTGCGCGCCAAGCAGGACGAGCGGGAGACCTTCGCCGGATTCCTCGGCCGGGCCCACACCGCCGGTGCGGGCGTGGACTGGAACGCCTTCTACGCCGGCACCGGCGCCAGGACCGTCGACCTGCCGACCTACGCCTTCCAGCGCGAGCGTTTCTGGCTGGCCCCGAACGCCGGAACGGCGGACGCCGTCGCGGCCGGACTCGGCCGCATGGACCACCCGCTGCTGGCGGCGGCGATCTCCGTCGGCGACCGCGACGAGTGGGTCTTCACCGGCCGCGTCTCCACCGAGACCCAGCCCTGGGCCGCCGAGCACGTCCTCCTCGGCACCATGGTCGTGCCCGGCGTGGCACTGGTCGAACTGGCCATCGCCGCCGGCCGCCGGGTGGGCGTGCCGGTGGTGGACGAGCTGGTGCTCGAGTCGCCGCTGATCCTCGAGGACGGTGTCGCCCGGCAGCTGCAGGTCACCGTCGGCGAGCCCGACGACGACGGCCGCCGCGACGTGGCGCTCTACTCGCGCCCGGAAACCGACACGGAGGACGGCGACCGGGACATCACCTGCCACGCCCGGGGCGTCCTGGGCGCCGACGCCGCGCCCGTCGCGGACTGGCCGGCGCAGTGGCCGCCGCAGGACGCCGAGCCGATCCCGGTCGACGAGCTGTACACGCGCCTCGCCGACATCGGCTACGACTACGGCCCGCTCTTCCACGGCGTCGAGGCCGTCTGGCGCGCCGGCGACGAGACCTACGCCGAGGTGACCCTGCCCGAGGGCCACGAGGGTTTCGGCATCCACCCGGCGCTCTTCGACTCCGCCCTCCAGAGCGGCGTCATCCTGCTCACCGAGAACGGTGCCGGCGCCCACCTCATGCCGTTCAGCTGGAACGGCGTGCAGCTCGACCGCACCGGCGCCACGCGGCTGCGGGTCCGTTCCACCATGACCGGCGGCACCTCGCTGCGGCTGGACGCCGTCGACGCGGACGGGACGCCGGTGGTCTCCGTGCGCTCCCTCATCGTGCGCCCCGTCCAGCAGGCGAACCTCGAAGGTGCCGGGCGAGGCAGGCAGAACGCGCTGTTCCGGGTCGACTGGGCCGCGGTCACCGCCGAGGACTCCGCCGGGCCGGTCCGCATCGCGCTCCTGGGCGCGGGCGACACGGGCGAAGAGCACCACTACACCGATCTGGCCGCGCTGGAGGAGGCGCTCGCCGACGGCGCCGAGGCGCCGCAGGCGGTCGTCGCCGCGATCGAGGCCCCGTCCGGTGCCGCTGATGCGGCGGAGGCCGCGCGGGTGACCGCGGGCCGGGCGCTGGAGCTGGTGCAGCGCTGGCTGGCGAGCGAGTGGCTGACCGACGCGCGGCTGGTCGTGGCGACGCGCAACGCCGTCGCGGTGGGCGAGGAAGCGCCCGACGTGGCGCAGGCCCCGGTGTGGGGCCTGGTGCACAGTGCCCAGTCCGAGCATCCGGGCCGCGTCCTGCTGGTGGACCTCGACGGCGACGGCGAGCCGGACTGGAGCGGGCTGCTCGCTTCGGACGAGCCGCAGCTCGCGGTGCGCAAGGGTGAGGTGCTGGCGCCGCGGCTCGTGCGCGCCGAGACGGCGGCACCGGGTACGGGCTCGCCCCTGGATCCGGACGGCACGGTGCTGATCACCGGTGGTACGGGTGGTCTGGGCGCGCTGTTCGCCAGGCACCTGGTCGAGCGGCACGGCACGCAGCACCTGCTGCTGGTGAGCCGCCGCGGCCCGGCCGCCGAGGGCGTGGACGAGCTCGTCGCCGAGCTGGAGGCGCTCGGCGCCCGGGCGCGGGTCGCCGCCTGCGACGTGTCCGATCGCGTCCAACTAGCCGAGCTGCTGGGCTCGTTGGAGCGGCCGCTGACGGCGGTCGTGCACGCGGCAGGCGTGCTGGACGACGGTGTCGTCGAGTCGCTGACCGCCGAGCGGGTGGCCCGGGTGATGCGTCCGAAGGCGGACGCGGCCTGGCACCTGCACGAGCTGACCAAGGACCGGGACCTGTCGGCGTTCGTGCTGTTCTCCTCGGTGGCCGCGCTGATCGGCAGCCCCGGCCAGGCGAACTACGCCGCCGCCAACTCCGCCCTCGACGCGCTCGCGGCGACGCGGCGCGCGGCAGGGCTCCCGGCGACCTCGCTCGCCTGGGGCCTGTGGGCGAACGCGACCGGCATGACCGGCGAGCTGGACGAGGCCGAGCTCGCCCGGCTGGAGCGGATGGGCGTCGGCGCGCTGCCGACCGAGCTCGGGCTGGACCTGTTCGACCGGGCCCTCGGCGCGGACACCGCGCTGCTGGCGCCGGTGCGGCTGGATCCGGCCGCGCTGCGGGTCCAGGCGCGGGCCGGGATGCTGCCGGCACTGCTGCGCGGACTGGTCCGGGTGCCGGCACGGCACGCCGCAGCGGGCGGGTCGCTGGCGCAGCGACTCGCCGAGGTGGCGGAGGCCGACCGGGAACGGGTGGTGCTCGAACTGGTGCAGGCGCAGGTCGCCTCCGTCCTCGGGCACGCGTCCGCCGCCGCGATCGGCGCCGAACGGACCTTCAAGGACCTCGGGTTCGACTCGCTCAGCGCGGTCGAACTGCGCAACCGGCTCACCCAGGCCACCGAGGTGCGGCTGCCCGCCACGCTGGTCTTCGACCACCCGAGCCCGCTGGCCGTCGCCCGGCTGATCCTCACCGAGGTCGGCGCCGTCACGCAGGCGCCGCGCCCCGCGGCGCGCCCTCGGCGACGGACGGCCACCGACGAGCCGCTGGCGATCATCGGCATGAGCTGCCGTTACCCCGGCGGGGTGACCTCGCCGGACGAGCTGTGGGAGCTGGTCGCGTCGGGCCGTGACGCCGTGTCGGGGCTGCCGACCGACCGCGGCTGGGACCGCGACATCTACGACCCGGACCCCGACCAGCTCGGGAAGGTGTCCACCCGTGGCGGCGGGTTCCTGGACCGGGTGGGCGAGTTCGACGCGGAGTTCTTCGGGATCAGTCCGCGTGAGGCGCTCGCGATGGACCCGCAGCAGCGGCTGCTGCTGGAGACGGCCTGGGAGGCGTTCGAGGACGCCGGCATCGACCCGACGTCGATGCGCGGCAGCGACACCGGCGTCTTCTGCGGCGTGGTCACCACGGACTACGGCGACGCGATGACGGCGGAGATGGAGGGCTACCGCCTGACCGGCAACACGACCGCCGTGGCGTCGGGCCGGATCTCCTACACCCTGGGGCTGGAAGGGCCCGCGGTGTCGGTGGACACCGCGTGCTCCTCGTCGCTGGTGGCCCTCCACGTGGCCTCGCAGGCGCTCCGCAACGGCGAGTGCTCGATGGCGCTGGTCGGCGGCGTGACCGTGCTGGCGGGGCCGTACCTGCTCACGGAGTTCAGCCGCCAGCGGGCGGTGTCGCCGGACGGGCGCTGCAGGGCGTACGCGGCCTCCGCGGACGGCACCGGGTTCGCCGAGGGCGCGGGTCTGCTCGTCGTGGAGCGGCTGTCGGACGCGCGCCGCAACGGTCACCGCGTCCTGGGCCTGATCCGCGGCGGCGCGGTCAACCAGGACGGTGCGAGCAACGGGCTCACCGCGCCGAACGGCCCGTCGCAGGAGCGCGTGATCCGGCAGGCGCTGGCAAACGCCGGGCTGAGCGCGGCCGACGTGGACGCCGTCGAGGGCCACGGCACCGGCACCAAGCTCGGTGACCCGATCGAGGCACAGGCGCTGCTGGCGACCTACGGGCGCGAGCGGACCGATGGCCCGCTGCTTCTCGGCTCGGTCAAGTCCAACATCGGGCACACCTCGGCGGCGGCCGGTGTGGCCGGCGTGATCAAGATGGTCATGGCGATGCGGCACGGCGTGCTGCCGCGGACGCTGCACGTGGACGCGCCGTCGCCGCACGTCGACTGGGCCTCGGGCGAGGTCGAGCTGCTGACCGAGGCGCAGAAGTGGCCGGCTTCGGAGCGGCCGCGGCGTGCGGGTGTGTCGTCCTTCGGTGTGAGCGGCACGAACGCGCACGTCATCCTGGAGGAGGCGCCGGTCGAGGACCGGGCGCCGCTCCAGGGCGATCCCCGTCCGCTGGCGGCGGTGCCGGTGGTGGTGTCCGGCCGGAGTGAGGCGGCGCTGCGCGAACAGGCCGACCGCCTGCGGGCACACCTGCTCGCGCAGCCGGACGTCTCAGTCCTGGACGCCGGCTTCTCGGCGGCGACGACGCGAGCGCAGCTGGAGCGCCGCGCCGCGGTGGTGGCCTCCGACCGTCAGGAGCTGCTCGCCGGGCTGGCGGCCCTTGCCACCGCGGAGCCTGCCGCCAACGTCGTCGAGGGCCAGGCGGTCGGCAACAAGCCCGTGTTCGTGTTCCCCGGTCAGGGGGCGCAGTGGGTCGGCATGGCGGTCGAACTGCTCGATTCCTCACCGGTGTTCGCGGCGGAGATCGCCGCGTGCGGTGAGGCGCTGGCGGAGTTCGTCGACTGGAGGCTGGAGGACGTCCTTCGCGGCAGCGAGGGCGCGCCCACGTTCGAGCGGGTGGACGTCGTGCAGCCGGCCCTGTTCGCGGTGATGGTGTCGCTGGCGGCGCTGTGGCGCTCGTACGGCGTCGAGCCGTCTGCCGTGGTCGGCCACTCCCAGGGCGAGATCGCCGCCGCCTACGTCGCGGGCGGCCTGTCGCTGCGCGACGCGGCCCGGATCGTCGCGGTGCGCAGCCAACTCGTCCGCGACCGGCTCGCAGGCCTGGGCGGCATGATGTCCGTCCCCCTGCCCGTCGACCGCATCGAGGAACTGCTCAAGCCCTACGACGGCCGCCTCTCCGTGGCTGCCGTCAACGGCCCCGCCGCCGTGGTCGTCGCGGGCGAACCCGCCGCGCTGGACGAGGTGTTCGAGGCCTGCGAGCGCGACGGCATCCGGGCGCGCAGGATCAAGGTCGACTACGCCTCGCACTCCGCGCAGGTCGAGATCATCGAGACCGACCTGCTGGAGGTGCTCGCCCCGGTCGAGCCGACCAGCGGCCGGGTCCCGTTCTACTCCACCGTCGTCGGCGGGTTCATCGACACCTCGGCGATGGACGCGGCCTACTGGTACCGGAACCTGCGCGGCCAGGTCGGCTTCGAGCCGGCGATCCGCGCGCTGATCGACAACGGCACCGGCTGCTTCCTGGAGATGTCCCCGCACCCGGTGCTGACCATGGCCGTGGAGGACGTCGTCGAGGCGCAGGACGCCGACGACCGGGTCTCCGTGGTGGGTTCGCTGCGCCGTGACGAGGGCGGTCCGCGACGGTTCACGACCTCGCTCGCCGAGGCCCACGTGAGCGGCGTCGCCGTCGACTGGCCCGCGTACTTCGCCGCCAGCGGCGCACAGCAAGTACCGCTGCCCACCTACGCGTTCCAGCGCGAACGGTACTGGCTCACCCCCAGCGCAGGCACCCAGGACGCCACCGCGGCCGGACTCCACCGCGTCGAACACCCCGTCCTGGCCGCCGCCGCACAACTCGGCGACCGCGACGAATGGCTGTTCACCGGCCGCCTGTCGATCGACGCACAGCCCTGGACCCGCGACCACGTCGTCTTCGGCATGGTCCTGGTCCCCGGCACCGCCCTCGTCGACATGGCCCTCACCGCCGGCGCCACCGCCGGCTGCCCCGTCCTCGACGAACTCGTCATCGAAGCCCCACTCATCCTCGACGAGGACACCGCACGCCACCTCCAAGTCACCGTCGGCCAGCCCGGCGACGACGGCCGCCGCGAAATCGCCGTCTTCTCCCGCCCCGAAACCCACAGCCAGGACGGACAACCGGAAACCACCTGCCACGCACGCGGCTGGCTGACCACCCACGCCAAAGCCCCGGCCCCGTTCCCCCTACAGTGGCCGCCACCCGGCGCCCAGCCCGTCCCCGTCGAAACGCTCTACGCCGGCGTGAACGAGCACGCGCACCTGACCGACCTCGGCTTCGACTACGGCCCCGCCTTCCGGGCCGTGCAGGCGGCGTGGCGCCTCGGTGAGGACGTCTACACCGAACTGGAGCTGCCGGAGGTCGCAGGCTCCGCCCGGGGGTTCTGCCTGCACCCCGCCTTGTTCGACTCCGCGCTGCACGGCGGGCTCGGCATGCTCGACGAGGGCACCGACTCCCAGGGCGGGCTGCCGTTCTCCTGGTCCGGGGTGCGGATCGAGCGCGCCGGCCTCACCCGGCTGCGGGTGCGGATCGGCCTGGCCGGTGAGACCGCGTTGCGGCTCGAGATCGCCGGTGAGGACGGCCTGCCGGTCGCGAGCGTGGAGCGGCTCGACGTCCGTCCGGTGGAGCAGGCGCAGTTGGAGGCCGCCCGCCGGAGCGGGCAGCGTTCGCTGTACCGGGTCGACTGGGCCGCCGTCGCGGCCGGGAAGTCGCCTGCGCCGGCGCGGGTGGCGATCCTCGGAGAGCTGGCCGATCTGGGTGAGCGGTTCGCGGATCTGGACGCGCTGGAGAAGGCGCTCGCCGACGGCGCGGCAGTGCCGGACGCGGTCCTCGCCGGATTCGACACCCCTGCCCGGACCGGCGACGCGGCCGAGGCCGCCCGGATGACCGCGGGCCGCGCGCTGGAACTGGTGCAACGCTGGCTGGCCAGCGACCGGCTGGGCGACGCACGGCTGGTCCTCGTGACCCGCAACGCCGTCGCGGTGGGCGACGAGACACCCGACGTGACGCAGGCCCCGGTATGGGGCCTGGTCCGCAGCGCCCAGTCCGAACACCCCGGGCGATTCATCCTGGTGGACCTCGACGGCAACGGCGAGCCAGGATGGGAGTCGCTCCTCGACCTCGACGAGCCGCAACTGGCGGTGCGCAAGGGTGAGGTGCTGGCGCCGCGGCTCGTGCGCGCCGAGACGGCGGCACCGGGTACGGGGTGGTCCCTGGATCCGGACGGCACGGTGCTGATCACCGGTGGTACGGGTGGTCTGGGCGCGCTGTTCGCCAGGCACCTGGTCGAGCGGCACGGCACGCAGCACCTGCTGCTGGTGAGCCGCCGCGGCCCGGCCGCCGAGGGCGTGGACGAGCTCGTCGCCGAGCTGGAGACGCTCGGCGCCCGGGCGCGGGTCGCCGCCTGCGACGTGTCCGATCGCGTCCAACTGGCCGAGCTGCTGGGCTCGTTGGAGCGGCCGCTGACGGCGGTCGTGCACGCGGCGGGCGTGATGGACGACGGCGTGGTCGAGGCGCTGACCGCCGAGCGGCTGGCCCGGGTAATGCGCCCGAAGCTCGACGCGGCCTGGCACCTGCACGAACTGACCGCCGGGACGGACCTGTCGGCGTTCGTGCTGTTCTCCTCGATGGCCGGGCTGGTGGGCAGCCCCGGCCAGGCGAATTACGCGGCGGCCAACGCCTCCCTCGACGCCCTCGCACACCAGCGGCGCGCGGCCGGCCTGCCGGCCACCTCCCTGGCCTGGGGCCTGTGGGCGGACGCGACCGGCATGACCGGCGACCTCGGCGAAGCCGAGCTCGCCCGGCTGGAGCGGATGGGCTCCGTCGCGCTGTCGGCCGAGCTCGGGCTGGAACTGTTCGACCAGGCCGGGGACTTCGATGCGGCGCTGCTGGTCCCGGCCCAGCTGGACATGGCCGCGCTGCGGGTCCAGGCGCGGGCGGACCAGCTGCCCGCCCTGCTGCGCGGACTGGTGCGCATGCCGGCACGACGCGCGGAGCCCGCGGGCCCGTCGCTGGCGCAGCGGCTGGCCGGGGTGGCCGAGATCGGCCGGGAACGGGTGGTTCTCGAACTGGTGCAGGCGCAGGTCGCGGCCGTCCTCGGCCACGCCTCCGCCGCCGCGATCGAGCCGGACCGGCCGTTCCAGGAGCTCGGGTTCGACTCGCTGGGCGCCGTCACGTTGCGCAACAGGTTGAACCAGGCCGTGGGGGTGCGGTTGCCCGCGACGCTGATCTTCGACCATCCGACGCCGGCGGCGATCGCCCAGCTGCTCCTCTCCGAGATCGGCGGCGCCGCCACGGAGCCGCTGATCGACCAGGAGCTGAAGAAGCTGGAAGGCCTGCTCACCGCAGCCGAACCCGGCGAGCAGCAGCGGGTCGCAGGACAGCTGCGCGCGCTGCTGGCCGCCCTCACCGATGGCGGCGGCGGCCAGAGCAAGAACGATCTCATCGAGGCGGCCACGACCGCCGACGAGGTCTTCCGGCTGATCGACGCCGAGTTCGGCGAGGCCTGA